A single genomic interval of Bacillus smithii harbors:
- a CDS encoding YuiB family protein, which produces MLLFFVLFFGIGFILNMLLRMTWIMSILYPLVVLIIVDGISTLSYITHTREAFTTLGERLIGLKPADMLILLSGLAGAVLSGIVIKELRKKGYRMF; this is translated from the coding sequence ATGCTGCTGTTTTTTGTGCTTTTTTTCGGAATTGGATTTATTTTAAATATGCTGCTTCGAATGACATGGATCATGTCGATTTTATATCCTCTCGTTGTGTTGATCATTGTAGATGGGATTAGTACGCTTTCTTATATAACGCATACTAGAGAGGCTTTCACTACGTTAGGAGAAAGATTGATAGGACTGAAACCGGCCGATATGTTGATTTTGTTAAGCGGCTTAGCCGGGGCCGTTTTATCGGGAATTGTCATAAAGGAATTAAGAAAAAAAGGATATCGAATGTTTTGA
- a CDS encoding OsmC family protein, with translation MAEHHFRLKANWPGLRNDVGEIKAGNLRTKVSIPAKMDGPGVGTNPDEMLLGAAATCYIITLAAMLERSRLEKKQLTLESEGIVEVTNGVLTYKKIIHRPKIVLHRDATAKEISRAQRLAERAESSCMISRAVKGNVEIELEIDIQVASE, from the coding sequence ATGGCGGAACATCACTTTCGTTTAAAAGCAAACTGGCCCGGCCTGCGAAATGATGTTGGGGAAATAAAAGCTGGGAATTTACGGACAAAGGTTTCGATTCCGGCGAAAATGGACGGCCCAGGCGTCGGGACAAATCCGGATGAAATGCTTTTAGGGGCGGCAGCCACTTGTTATATCATTACATTGGCCGCCATGTTGGAACGAAGCAGGCTGGAGAAGAAACAGTTAACGTTGGAATCAGAAGGGATCGTTGAAGTAACCAATGGCGTATTGACTTATAAAAAAATCATCCATCGTCCGAAAATAGTCCTTCATCGTGATGCAACCGCCAAAGAAATCAGCCGAGCACAACGTCTTGCTGAAAGAGCAGAATCGTCCTGCATGATTTCACGAGCCGTCAAAGGAAATGTGGAGATAGAACTGGAAATAGACATTCAAGTTGCTTCCGAATAA
- a CDS encoding 3D domain-containing protein, with product MGLIKRTSKRVFMTILFLIALMATFKTISGVDAAMIGNWALKHTILSKMETSERKLEGLSTKRVDQLLMKPVQANAQPEREKQPRILEQDVDWSKYPQKTVIATGYTAGKESTGKSPSHPSYGITYSGVKVKRDLYSTIAADTTIFPIGTILFIPGYGYGVVADTGSAIKGNRIDLYYETVDDVYKEWGKKKLAVYIVKMGKGTLTEETLASLNQNKALQVYRQQYIKTRNE from the coding sequence ATGGGACTAATAAAACGGACGTCCAAAAGAGTTTTTATGACCATCTTATTTTTGATCGCACTTATGGCCACTTTTAAAACGATTTCCGGAGTAGATGCGGCTATGATTGGAAATTGGGCTCTTAAACATACGATTTTATCAAAGATGGAAACGAGTGAGCGAAAGCTTGAAGGATTATCCACAAAAAGGGTCGATCAACTGCTTATGAAACCTGTGCAAGCGAATGCCCAACCGGAGAGGGAGAAGCAGCCCCGTATATTGGAACAAGATGTTGATTGGTCGAAATACCCCCAAAAAACGGTGATTGCGACAGGTTATACAGCCGGAAAAGAATCAACGGGGAAATCTCCCAGCCATCCCAGTTATGGTATTACATATTCAGGCGTCAAGGTAAAAAGAGATCTTTATTCGACCATTGCCGCTGATACAACGATCTTTCCGATTGGAACGATTTTGTTCATTCCCGGATATGGCTATGGAGTGGTAGCGGATACCGGGAGCGCAATCAAAGGAAATCGGATTGACCTATATTACGAGACAGTTGATGATGTTTATAAAGAGTGGGGGAAGAAAAAACTGGCCGTTTATATTGTCAAAATGGGAAAAGGAACTTTGACAGAAGAAACGCTGGCTTCTTTAAACCAAAATAAAGCTTTGCAAGTATACCGGCAGCAATATATAAAAACCCGCAATGAATAA